A region of the Antedon mediterranea chromosome 4, ecAntMedi1.1, whole genome shotgun sequence genome:
atgaaaatcatctttatttacaactgtatacaaattacattattttcttcgcgcaagtccgacttgagctacgtcacgccatagcgacaatgggagatgcggcaattcaccacgcgatggaatgtttagggggcctagcgctttcttgtcacgctatgaagtgcgtggttcgtggcgatcatactttgttgggggtctagaaaatataaaagttaccgtaccgccatggttcctaaatatatttttaagattttatttgttgttaatcaaatatacttcactgataaattaatactgatattgttctaataattaacgattaaaattatttttcatgtatatagtcctgatgcgtaaaaagtgttgtaagaaatggaaagtgatatcaatgcgcaaaatttcgtctgctcctcaaatactctcttgtcattggccaatgtatagcctttgttacccagacgtgtgcaactcgactaaaagctcgacttcattaagtcgaactgcaaacttcgactacttcgttttttaatcgaatttgaagtaatagctcgaactacgacttttccaagtcgaacttcgaactacgactaaagtccggtttaagaatacgggcgttagtaTCTGTATTGACAATGATGATTAAGTCGTGATTGTATTGTATCAACAATGTTGTGAACGATTCTATatatacattgtatttttagtAAGTTCCACGAAGAACCTGTTAGCAAGAACACTGGTTCCTTTGTAACTAACGACAATATCCTGTTTTGAGAATACCTACACAATTTTAACAAATCCATGTCtattcaatttttttgtaaatacctactttcaattttgaaaaataatccCCAAAGATATGAGAGTCAGTACCGTTATTCTAGTATCTGGGTTTAGAACGGCGCTTAACGGGTCGAATACAAGGCTTGTCATATATTATTGAAAAGCTAATCATGATAATTTTATCGTATTTTCACTGCCACGGTTTGTAAAATGTAACTTACCAAAATTAAAGAAACTTTATAAATTAAATCGTTGATAGACCATTTGGTACAAACGTTATAATTGTCTGATCTTCAATAAACGTAATTGTGTTTTACGTTTTAACCCACACCAAACTATAACGTTTtaaaaagtataggcctatcgTGTAAATATTTTGCTTCCAGTCAGTTAGTCaattaaatgattttgtttGCCACGTTTTGGGTATTTCCTAACAATGGGTAGGTTAGTAGGAATTTCTTTTCCAGACCAAAGTGGTGTTACcggcaaaaaaaaatatacacacaAATGATGCAAAAagtctatattttatttaaaaaacacttttcatgttttctttttataccACCTAGGCCCACGCTAGCTATAAATACCTTGTTTCGCAAAAAAGTGTATTAAATAAAGATAGGCCTAGGTTGTTTAGGCATATGCTAATAGGGCTgctagtagctaggcctagtgtagCGAGTGTTTTGTTAGTTAGACCAATCTTTATAGCGAATGGCTTATGTAACACTACGGATCTGTATTGGCAATAGTGATGATTAAGTCGTGATTGTATTGTATCAACAATGTTGTGAACGattctatataggcctacacattttatttttagtaagtACCACGAAGAACCTGTTAGCAAGGACACTGGTTCCTTTGTAACTAACGATAATATCCTGTATTGAGAATACCTACGAAATGTTAACAAATCCATCtctattcaattttttttttataaatacatacagtactgaaaAATAATCCTAAAGATATGCGAGTCAGTACCGTTATTCTAATTTTGGTATAACAAGATTAATATCTTAGCGTATCTGGGTTTAGAACGGCGCTTAACGGGTAGAATACAATGCTCGTCATATATTATTGAACAGCTAAAACGATAATTTTATTGCCCATGATACCCAGCCATCAAACACGTcaaaagtaaaagtaaaactttgatgttaaatcataataatttaatacattaCACACATGAAAGCATGTTATCAAAAACCTGACTTTCGTCTAAATGATCCAGTTATTgtgaacaaaaaatgtattagtacgtattaataaacaattaaatgtgccgtatttttaaatcagaaatatgtttttttctctttcttctGAAAACGAAATATTGATTTTAACGGAAATATGTTGGGAGGATTAGTGTCGATTAGGTCACATACCCTTACATTTAACCAATCAACAGGTGAGAAATGATTCAAATGATCAACCAATTAGAAAACTAAGGGAGGGGCTATTTGATGTATATAAGCTCCGTTTTGCCATAGTTGTTGCTAACACTTACTAAGTTCCTGACCACCAGTGAAAGCAAGACCTGACGATTTTATTCAATCATCTCTATCTTTATACAGGTGAGTACATGTAGCAGAATTAAAGGTGCCAGCGACTACGAGCAAGTAACTACGATAAAGACTTTTTAGTCgtgtggacgcgactctattgttcactatgtcggtcggtctgtcggtctgtctgtcggtccggtatcactatgcattttagcacgcgacttatggctgttggccttgttattttatatttctacGTGCAGTAAGCCTATAGGCATATTGATTGTTTATTGAATCTTCTCTTCAAAAGTTGTCATCGTCGTATAGTAATGtacttattattaatttctattTGGAAAAGTTACAGTTCTTTATACATGTACATGAATAAGGCCgagtttatattaatttttattaatctgtatataaatttacgtaggggcaaaattcggtaaatcgcgcgttccTTCCTAACATATGAGCCCTTGGGGAATAAACCTAAAACCtttagatatagtattgcaatctatatataaattatggttaactagatggtacgctcgcttcgctcgcgtaccatcgaggtcgtgcccacagatggttctcgaatacacagtaatttcagcgtgacaaaactggcgatttcaaatgtacgtaccgcaggactacaatacattgtcgtttacagaaacgaataaatagacacgatgatttatgtagtcaactaaaattagcaccctgggaattacttccgaaggagaaacttatcacaaaatgaagtccaaatttttgatttggactcatttattaaagaaacccaatttgtgttttgtatgtaacattagggttgagggatgggaaagcggataggtacaaagaggaaccatttttaaatatattctttatccactcagtaacgaaatattttgttcatgttttataggcctataaataatatacctctaaatacagtaaatcatttgcgatttaatactttgttaaaactgtcactgtcataatcgattgaaatattaaagtacatgtcacgatacaccactacgatgcttatattattggtaattattaattaatacaaacgttgagaaggaactgtcacccgaactgtcagtataaagtttatttgtatataataatgtgtttatatatctaacagtagagcctaaccacaatctcagtaataaagtttatttgtatatatttttatattacatctaacagtacgaacattcacagtaagaaatgttcgattcaaatgaggaccaaaaatagttaataggtatttacagtattgtcaaagtattgcaagtttattctcaaagggcccatatatttaactaccgtatgtgttaaaccaagggctcataaatttacctacttgtgttaaaccaaactctggcagactgagagattgggatgttccattcatcgcaaatcaatacatttgtataatcgtttattaaatctatcaaaatagtatttttttaagaaaatcggactgtcttcaacattatgatgctgtactctagctgttcaaccagttttcagctattaaaaacaattatcgtaggaggagataggaaaatgcgaagcctcctcgcatttttgtggcgggtatttttcaagatggacatccattagacagtgtataccacgatcggaaaacacccctatttggggcaaatcgttgaacctaaattcgttttaatcgtcaataactaattatctaacttaatttaattagtaaacagggttacatcaggtggttaaaatcagtacccaatgtacgaaccaactttatataccatcgagtaaaaattctagaagtaaggcgcgatttaccgaattttgcccttacgtaaatttatatatagattctgacataggcgagcacaatggaaaaacttcggtactaatctccgccttggatacctaccttatgtatctcagatgtaccgagaaacgtagatttgataacattagttttcagtactacgctattgttccatatttctttttttaggaagatattataaagggttttatgAGAAATTTTCTGATTTCAATCGGTAAATTTTAACTCTACGCGCGGTAgcagtaatttccgggtttatgGTAAGGTGTGTCATTACCTTGCAAGTTCGTTGCATGGTTGGTTTccaccagggagttgtaaaacaacTCCCTGTTTCAACTAAGCTGGCCGTTGGGCTTGGTGGCGAAAGCAATTTTGGTTTTTGgtttattttcggaccgcgcgtgtgaaggtatagTACGGTAgtaaataaagatcaaattaaatatattcataaaacatagGAGTAAATTGTGGGAGTAAGCTGCCAGGACTTTATGTACACTGCGCGCTATCTGTGCCCCGTGAGGACCCTGGGATACTTCTGCttatgttgcaagccgtctataGCGTCTTCCATCTTAGGCCAAAACGGCTAACTGTGTCGCGGAATAATGTATTAAGTATACCAATTAgaatggtatttatttgaataaacgcccggaACACCTCCACAATAAAACGgcaattaaaatgattatcgCCACTCccgacagttgcttctcaacgtttgttttaattaataattacaaaaaatataaacgtcacagtggtgtatcgttacatgtactattccaatcgactatgacagttttaacaaagtattaaatcgcaaatgttttactgtatttagtggtatattatttataggcttataaaacatgaaaaaaaacccCGTAATTTCGTTACTGAGGGGatagagaatatatttaaaaactgtGTACCCATCCGCTTCACCATCCCTCAatcttaatgttacatacaaaacacaaattggacTTACTGTGCTTTGCGCAAGAACTCTTCATATAGTGTATAATTATGCTCATCCTGTTTACACACATGCCGGTGTAATAAAACTGAAAGTCTGCCATAACTGAGCGTCCGCCTGGGCATGGATACCTTTTGTAATGGAATGAACGATGACCTTGTGGAAGAGCAACAATATTGTTCATGTCGTACATTACACCTTTTGTGGTGTCAGATAGGCAGGCGGACAATTAGTTACATTTATAACAGATAATAATCAcatacatttatttcatattttcagAGCACCATGGCTGCCATATCAGCTGCTTTTTCAGGGCAAACTGctcagtttgatagtgttgtaGTTACCAAGACAATCCATTGGAAACAGGGTTCCGTGTTTGGGTTTGGGGGAGATCGCTCCCAAACATACAGGGAGTGTCACTACAAGATGAGCAATGGAAAAATCATAGTTGTTTTCGTCCAATCGGATTGGGATATTCCGAAGCCTCTCCAGCTTGACAGCAAGCTCCAGGTAAGGACATCTGTGTATTTCTCATCTCTTTCGTCTATACCTGTTCCTATGGTTCAATCTTAGCCAGTCATAATTATTTTCATCCAGCCTTTCCAACCTACATCGCGTGACCATAACAGGCCGTTCTCTTCGTACAAAAAATTTGAAATCTAAATCTGTTTAATTTCAAACTAATTGGAGACCACTAACCTTAAAACTAGCAATGCCTGGCCGACTTGACTGCAATAATGCGATAGCTATCGTGGCTATGGCCATTTTTGTTCAACTCTCTTGCAATACGTGCAATTCATTTGGAGGACTGAAAAACTGTAAAAACTACCAAGTTAAAATATATCCTTCTTGAAATGCTGCTCCGGTTTTCAAAGAATTGCCGTGGTGTATTCACAAGACGAAGAGATGACTCGTATATACAGTTTTAATAGAACGTTGGCTAGCCatcataaaacaatatttaccaTTGTGTATAATTTGCGGATAGTGTCGTGGCACAATAGAGCAATGGGGGACATTCTGTAGCCTAAAAATCATGCATTTATTTTCGTTTTAAATTTTTCAGTACGGATTGAACAATGGGAACATTTTCTTTGTACTCCACGGCAAAGAACAGACGCCCTACCAGCATCGTTTCGAGATGAATCCTATGCAGACTGGACTGTTCTATGCCAACGAAATTCTCAAACAAATCAAGGGTTACGACGCGTCATGGATTGCCGGCGACTACCTCCACAACTTGTTAAGCAGCTAAATCACGGTTCGGCCGCGGTATCCTGCTCATTTTTCACCCTTAATTTGAACTTTagataaaaacaatgttttagccttatcactttttaaatttaatttttaaaattttttgtGTTTTACTCTTTTAGCACTTGTTTTAcggattttctttttttactatattttagcatttttatactgtttaaatattttgaacTGTATACAATAATGTCTTtgactaaataaatgaataaataatgtgAAGGCCTTAGACAATTAACAGTTTGAATTTATGGCACAATCTTAAAATGATTTGACATTCTCAaacttttaaatcttttaattgAATGTTCGATTATCCATcacattacatttattttcatatcAGACACTTTAGAGATatatttagataaaatacattttaaaaatactttatcgaataaaaaaaaacaaaaatcgaTGTGTACTGGTTTATGACCTGATAAATAATAGAAAACATATTTTGCAATAGTTCTCACCATTATTACACTCGGCAAAAATGTTCCTGCACAGTGAGTCAAGTATCTACTATCTGGATTATAAAATATTGGCTCACATTCTAGCTAATAGGTTACACAACGTTATAGGTTCCATTATAAATGAAGATCAAAAAGGTTATATTAAGAAAAGGTTTGGAGGAGAAAATGTAAGACTGGTAAACGACATACTAGACTACACAAAAGCAAAAAGTATGACAGGTGCTATTGTTTTTCTTGATTATGCGAAAGCTTTCGACTCAATAGACAGAATACTGCTGTTTAAGGTTTTAAAACTCTTTGGTTTTGGAAATTCATTTATCAAATGGATAAAGGTTATGTATAAAGAAACAGAATGTGTCATAGTAAACAACGGATGGTTGTCAGAAAAGTTTAAAATGGAGTGTGGTGTGAGGCAAGGCTGCCCATTATCTGCTTTGCTATTTATTCTGGTATCAGAAATAATGGCAGTAAATATCAGAAATAATTCTAAATGTATAGGAATTACGTTACCTAATAgcaatgacgatgatgataatatcGTTAAAATTGCTCAATTAGCGGATGACACCGTAATTTTTTCACATGACGAAggtagtttaaaatatttctttaatgaGATTGAGTCTTTTTGTAGTGTTTCAGGGTTAAcattaaatagaaaaaagacAAATGGTATGTGGATTGGTGTAAACGAAAATAGTGTTTCAAAACCATTAGATATTACATGGACTAGTGAACCTGTTAAATTTTTAGGAATCCATATAGGTTACAATAAGCATTTATGTGAAAAGAGAAACTGGGACAAAAAAATTACCAACCTAGAAAACGTATTAAATTTATGGAAAAGAAGGAATCTTACCTTTtttggtaaaataactattattaaaacACTTGCATTGTCTAAGTTTATATATAACGCAAGTATAATTGATGTTCCCAAAGATATAGTTAAACAAATAGAAAAACTATTATATACGTTCCTATGGGGAACCAGAAGGGAAAAGATAAAGAGAATAaccttaattaaaaatattaaggaAGGTGGTTTAAACATGCCAGATATTAGCTCTGTGGTTGAATCACTTAAACTGAATTGGGTCAAGCGACTGTTAAGTCCAGATCCAGGTAAATGGAAATGCATACCAAAATATTTCCTTCACCCAAttgaatatacaataaaaagtaCTAAACTTAATGTACATGATCATGCTAACTTGAGAGATATGCCTACATTCTACAAGAACATGATTAATGCtgttgtaaaatttaataatattgtgtattcaGAACCAACAActttaatagaaataaaaaatcaacaaCTATGGGAAAATAAGTTTATACTATCTAACAATAAATCATTGTACTTCAAATCATGGTTATATTCTGATTATAAAGTAATTGGTGacatatttataaatgataGAGTATGTACCGCAGGTGAAATAATctcaaatttatataaaaaacataatggTTTAATCGAATATTTACAGCTTATGAATGCCATACCAAATGGGTGGAAagaaattattagaaaagacaatacaaataatCAAGATGTAGGTAATAATGACTCATTGTTGCATAAGAACATTAAAGGATCTATctactataaatattttataaacaaacgtTCCACGGAACCAGGTTCACAAAGAAAATGGGAATGTGAGCTAAATAACGTAGAAATAGATTGGAATAAAGTATGGTATTATAAGGTATACAAGATGAAACATATAGTTAAAGTTGCTCAATTCAACTTTAAACTCTTACATCGAATATTACCGtgtaaaaaaagattaaaattatggaatttggcagaaaataatttatgtgacaattgtATAAATCAGATAGAAAGTGAACAGCACATGCTGTTTGAATGCAATGCCATTCAATGGACATGGCACAAATTTAAAGGTGTGCTGGCTAATTGCTTTCCAGCTGAAGATAATATTACAtggtttaaaattgttacaggaacaaaaaacaatattgtaaatgaattgatttctatgtttttattctgtatatACAAGGTACACATAATATCCAATGGTGGAAGAAAAGataaagatgataaaaaaaagatcTGGATTCTTTTCACTGCTGAAGTTAAAAATCTAATAGAAAATGAACATATGTGTAACTTCATTAAGGCACAACGTAAATGGGGTGCAAAAAAGGAAACTCTGTTACAATTGATAGCATGAATATAGTCTGTatgaagtgtttttttttttcatgttttctaaaatgcaatatgttttgtttatttcccAATTACAAATTGTATACAGAAGTAGAAGTAGTATTATAATAAGATGTcatcgggtatgaagcgtctcacatacacacagagccaaaatggcatcttggacttgcacggtgtatggactctaaccttacggttttcatttaaatatttcattccaCTCTATCATCCTTATCtagttttcaaacttttgcattccTTTTTTTTCATCTCATCCTTTttgtcttggtgaaaagggaggatattttatattcctcctctgagtttatagcctctctaccagAACATGAACAAGATTTTATAAGTACGTTTTTAATGACAGTTCATAGACTTTTATTACCatcttttatctttatattttaattaacatctttttaaaattgtaaatgaaagcatggttattatattgaaattaatcatctttttatgtaaatatgcCTACTTTTTAACTACTTGTTAACTTGTAACAATCTTAGTAATATACAACAGAAATAGAAATattcatacaaataattattgctACAATGtacctttattttatatataatatatatacatataaatctgagaattataataaaagtgggaagaccccacacaagacaaaaaaaaaaagtatctaCTATCCAAAAACTACTCAACCGAATCGCTTAGTTTAAAAATTCAGAACATACCATGACATactaaatacatttaataataatgtagttATTGTTTTATGATAATGCTTTTAGGCTTAGTTGACCAAAACGTATGGGGCAGAAGAAATGAAAATGT
Encoded here:
- the LOC140046296 gene encoding uncharacterized protein, coding for MAAISAAFSGQTAQFDSVVVTKTIHWKQGSVFGFGGDRSQTYRECHYKMSNGKIIVVFVQSDWDIPKPLQLDSKLQYGLNNGNIFFVLHGKEQTPYQHRFEMNPMQTGLFYANEILKQIKGYDASWIAGDYLHNLLSS